The DNA segment CGGCGCCCGCCGCCATCACCTCGACGAGGTCCGCACCGCTCTGGAACTCGGGCCGCACGTGCCGCTGATGACCTGCGATGCGCGCCGCCCCCACCACGTGGCCTCCGTCCTGCGCACCCTCGTCGACCACGCCATCACGGTCGCCTCCGCCCAACCCCACCCTCCCGCCACTGCCTTACAGGACTCCTGAGATGACCACTTCACCGCCGCCGGCCGACCGGCTGGGAACGCCCACGCACCCGCTGCCCCGGCGCAGCCCCCGCCACACTCCCGCGGACGAGCCCCTCCCCCGACTCGCTCCGCAGCCCGACGGCATGGCCGCCGAACGCCACGCCCTGATCCTTCGCCTGGGGCTGCCCACCGAGGCTCACCCGGATTACGACGCGTTCGCCCGTGACATGGCCGCTGAGACCGGCTTTTTGTACGGGTTCGTCAACCCCTTCTTCGCCGACTGGCAGCAGTTCATCGGCCTGCATCAGCCGCCCGCAGGCAGCGGATATCCCATCATCGGCCGCACGATGAGCCTCTCGGACGGCTGGTGCCCCGAGGTCGTGGTCCGCCAAAGGGCACTCCCGCTGCACGACGTCTACGCCAGCCCCCGCTTCGCCGGCAACGCGGTCGTCGATGCCATAGGGATCCAGTCGTACTTCGGCGCGCCCCTCATCCATGACAGTGGCATCGTCCTGGGCACGGTCTGTGTCACCGACCTGCACAAACGGCCGCTGGCGGACGCGCGCTCACTGCTGGACATCGTGAGCGAGTACGCCCGGCGGGTGATGCGCCACATCACCGACGACTCCGGCCGCTGATCCTCCTTT comes from the Streptomyces sp. SUK 48 genome and includes:
- a CDS encoding GAF domain-containing protein — encoded protein: MAAERHALILRLGLPTEAHPDYDAFARDMAAETGFLYGFVNPFFADWQQFIGLHQPPAGSGYPIIGRTMSLSDGWCPEVVVRQRALPLHDVYASPRFAGNAVVDAIGIQSYFGAPLIHDSGIVLGTVCVTDLHKRPLADARSLLDIVSEYARRVMRHITDDSGR